Proteins co-encoded in one Flavivirga eckloniae genomic window:
- the leuC gene encoding 3-isopropylmalate dehydratase large subunit, translated as MSKSLFDKVWDSHVVRKIEDGPDVFFIDRHFIHEVTSPVAFLGLKSRGLSVLYPERTFATADHNTPTINQHLPVEDPLSANQLKALEDNSNEYGISHWGLGHKKNGIVHVVGPENGITFPGATIVCGDSHTSTHGAFGAIAFGIGTSEVEMVLSTQCIMQPKPKKMRINVNGQLGKGVTPKDVALYIISNLTTSGATGYFVEYAGDVFENMTMEGRMTVCNLSIEMGARGGMIAPDETTFEYLKDKPLSPKGEAWDKAVAHWKTLKTDADATFDKELTFSASDIEPMITYGTNPGMGMGISNNIPNAEAVEGGVATYKKSLDYMGYQENDSMIGKKIDYVFLGSCTNGRIEDFRAFASIVKGKQKADHVTAWLVPGSHEVEDKIKEEGILDIITEAGFVLRQPGCSACLAMNDDKVPAGKYAVSTSNRNFEGRQGPGSRTLLASPLVAAAAAVTGVVTDPRDLL; from the coding sequence ATGAGCAAATCATTATTTGACAAAGTGTGGGATTCGCATGTCGTAAGAAAAATTGAAGACGGACCAGACGTATTCTTCATAGACCGTCATTTTATACACGAAGTAACAAGTCCTGTGGCATTCTTAGGGTTAAAGAGTAGAGGCTTAAGCGTTTTGTATCCAGAGCGTACATTCGCCACTGCCGATCATAATACACCAACAATTAACCAACATTTGCCAGTTGAAGACCCACTATCGGCAAATCAGTTAAAGGCATTAGAAGATAATTCTAATGAATATGGTATTAGCCATTGGGGACTTGGTCATAAAAAAAATGGTATTGTACACGTTGTAGGTCCTGAAAACGGCATTACTTTCCCTGGAGCTACTATTGTTTGTGGAGATTCACATACATCTACACATGGTGCTTTTGGAGCTATTGCTTTTGGTATTGGAACATCGGAAGTAGAAATGGTGCTATCTACACAATGCATCATGCAGCCAAAGCCTAAAAAAATGCGTATTAATGTAAATGGGCAATTAGGAAAAGGTGTAACTCCCAAAGATGTGGCGCTTTATATCATTTCAAACTTAACAACTTCTGGTGCAACTGGATATTTTGTTGAATATGCCGGAGATGTTTTTGAAAATATGACTATGGAAGGCCGTATGACGGTTTGTAACCTTTCTATTGAGATGGGTGCACGTGGTGGTATGATTGCTCCAGATGAAACAACTTTCGAATATTTAAAAGATAAACCACTATCTCCAAAAGGGGAAGCTTGGGATAAGGCTGTAGCACATTGGAAAACTTTAAAAACCGATGCCGATGCAACATTCGATAAAGAATTAACATTCTCTGCCAGCGATATAGAGCCTATGATAACATATGGTACAAATCCAGGCATGGGAATGGGGATTTCTAATAATATTCCTAATGCAGAAGCTGTTGAAGGTGGTGTTGCTACCTATAAAAAATCTTTAGATTATATGGGGTACCAAGAAAATGACTCCATGATTGGTAAAAAGATCGATTATGTATTCTTAGGAAGCTGTACCAATGGTAGAATTGAAGACTTTAGAGCATTCGCGTCTATTGTTAAAGGAAAACAAAAAGCAGATCATGTTACGGCTTGGTTAGTTCCTGGCTCTCATGAAGTAGAAGATAAAATTAAGGAAGAAGGTATTTTGGATATCATTACAGAAGCTGGGTTTGTATTAAGACAACCTGGATGTTCTGCTTGCTTAGCAATGAATGATGATAAGGTTCCTGCCGGAAAATATGCAGTAAGTACCTCAAACAGAAACTTTGAAGGGCGTCAAGGACCTGGTTCCAGAACACTACTTGCTAGTCCGTTAGTAGCAGCGGCAGCTGCCGTTACTGGCGTAGTAACCGACCCAAGAGATTTATTATAA
- a CDS encoding acyl-CoA thioesterase, with protein MRFHTRKWVKPEDLNPNGTLFGGRLLEWIDEEAALYAIIQLENQKVVTKYMSEIDFKASARQGDIVEIGIDVVKFGNASLVLKSEVRNKMTRETIITISNIVMVNLGENGKAKPHGKTEIEYVVDRLKV; from the coding sequence ATGAGATTTCACACACGAAAATGGGTAAAACCAGAAGACCTAAACCCAAACGGAACATTATTTGGAGGAAGATTATTAGAATGGATAGACGAAGAAGCCGCTTTGTATGCCATTATACAACTTGAAAACCAAAAAGTTGTAACTAAATATATGAGTGAAATAGATTTTAAAGCTTCTGCCAGACAAGGAGATATTGTAGAAATTGGTATTGATGTTGTTAAATTTGGAAATGCTTCTTTAGTATTGAAAAGTGAAGTTAGAAATAAAATGACCCGGGAAACAATCATTACAATTTCCAATATTGTAATGGTTAATCTGGGCGAAAATGGTAAAGCTAAGCCTCACGGAAAAACAGAAATAGAATATGTAGTAGATAGACTGAAAGTGTAA
- a CDS encoding DUF72 domain-containing protein, translating to MKFGSVDNPEIIDFTLPEDHLDTMKVLNRVKDDNIPEIYVGCAKWNRADLKGFYPRGTKDELAYYSRQFNSIELNATFYRVFPAEQFSTWYNKTPDGFKFFPKLNQEISHWKRLNETQAVVEDYLYNASNLKEKLGTIFLQMHSNFAPKDFDRVVAFAESWPKEMPLAMEFRHTNWYNDSTVSEELYQLLEENNISNVIVDTAGRRDLMHMRLTNATAFVRYVGANHETDYTRLDDWVERLKLWKDSGIKEIDFFIHQNIEKESPLLSAYFIKKLNQELGYALTIPNEDKQQKLL from the coding sequence ATGAAATTTGGAAGTGTAGATAACCCCGAAATAATCGATTTTACTTTACCCGAAGACCATTTAGACACTATGAAGGTGTTAAATAGGGTTAAAGATGACAACATTCCCGAAATTTATGTGGGCTGTGCAAAATGGAATAGGGCAGACCTCAAAGGGTTTTACCCAAGAGGTACCAAAGACGAGCTGGCTTACTATTCAAGGCAATTCAACTCCATCGAGTTAAATGCTACGTTTTATAGGGTTTTTCCAGCCGAGCAATTTTCTACATGGTACAACAAAACTCCCGATGGGTTTAAGTTTTTTCCTAAGTTAAATCAAGAAATAAGCCATTGGAAACGTTTAAACGAAACACAAGCTGTTGTTGAGGACTATTTATACAATGCATCCAATCTAAAAGAAAAGCTGGGTACGATCTTTTTACAAATGCACAGTAATTTTGCACCTAAAGATTTTGATAGGGTAGTTGCTTTCGCAGAAAGTTGGCCAAAAGAAATGCCTTTAGCTATGGAGTTTAGACATACTAATTGGTATAACGACAGTACGGTATCGGAAGAATTATACCAACTGTTGGAAGAAAACAATATATCCAATGTTATTGTAGATACTGCCGGCAGGCGCGATTTAATGCATATGCGTTTAACCAATGCCACGGCTTTTGTAAGATATGTTGGTGCTAACCATGAAACAGATTATACCCGTTTAGATGATTGGGTTGAACGACTTAAACTTTGGAAGGATTCCGGGATTAAGGAAATAGATTTTTTCATTCACCAAAATATAGAAAAAGAATCCCCGTTATTATCGGCATATTTTATTAAAAAACTTAACCAGGAGTTGGGATACGCTTTAACTATTCCGAACGAAGACAAGCAACAAAAATTACTATAA